From Apium graveolens cultivar Ventura chromosome 9, ASM990537v1, whole genome shotgun sequence, the proteins below share one genomic window:
- the LOC141686682 gene encoding uncharacterized protein LOC141686682 isoform X1 gives MGSASSMLTQYDIEEVQQHCDYLLSQQEIVSMYQRFCQLDRTSKGFISADEFLSVPEFSDNPLSQRLLKMVDGLNFKDFAAFLAAFSAKASMKQKIELIVEVYDVGYNGKVTFNDILEVLQDLAGSFMSDDKREQVLNEVLKEAGYTRKYI, from the exons ATGGGCAGTGCATCATCAATGTTAACTCAGTATGACATTGAAGAAGTTCAACAACACTGTGACTATCTAT TATCCCAGCAAGAAATAGTGTCCATGTACCAAAGATTTTGCCAACTTGATAGGACTTCAAAGGGATTTATTTCTGCTGATGAATTTCTATCTGTACCAGAGTTCTCAGATAATCCACTTTCTCAG AGGCTACTGAAGATGGTGGATGGTTTGAATTTTAAGGACTTTGCAGCATTCTTGGCAGCTTTCAGTGCTAAAGCAAGTATGAAGCAGAAAATCGAAC TTATCGTCGAAGTTTACGATGTAGGGTATAATGGGAAAGTGACTTTCAATGACATTTTAGAAGTGCTTCAGGATTTGGCTGGCTCGTTTATGTCGGATGATAAAAGAGAG CAAGTTCTGAATGAAGTGTTGAAGGAAGCTGGTTATACAAGGAAATATATTTAG
- the LOC141686682 gene encoding uncharacterized protein LOC141686682 isoform X2 produces MGSASSMLTQYDIEEVQQHCDYLLSQQEIVSMYQRFCQLDRTSKGFISADEFLSVPEFSDNPLSQRLLKMVDGLNFKDFAAFLAAFSAKASMKQKIERYNGKVTFNDILEVLQDLAGSFMSDDKREQVLNEVLKEAGYTRKYI; encoded by the exons ATGGGCAGTGCATCATCAATGTTAACTCAGTATGACATTGAAGAAGTTCAACAACACTGTGACTATCTAT TATCCCAGCAAGAAATAGTGTCCATGTACCAAAGATTTTGCCAACTTGATAGGACTTCAAAGGGATTTATTTCTGCTGATGAATTTCTATCTGTACCAGAGTTCTCAGATAATCCACTTTCTCAG AGGCTACTGAAGATGGTGGATGGTTTGAATTTTAAGGACTTTGCAGCATTCTTGGCAGCTTTCAGTGCTAAAGCAAGTATGAAGCAGAAAATCGAAC GGTATAATGGGAAAGTGACTTTCAATGACATTTTAGAAGTGCTTCAGGATTTGGCTGGCTCGTTTATGTCGGATGATAAAAGAGAG CAAGTTCTGAATGAAGTGTTGAAGGAAGCTGGTTATACAAGGAAATATATTTAG
- the LOC141684375 gene encoding uncharacterized protein LOC141684375 isoform X2 — translation MAATISMEIATATFRTFDILHTSTVRRQPNLRFLSRRTKAVYLPTSQITYKPSALLLKSNQYSSPRFRLFSTSATATDQDSSDVLTKIPPDNRIPATIITGFLGSGKTTLLNHILTADHGKRIAVIENEYGEVDIDGSLVAAKTAVAEDIVMLNNGCLCCTVRGDLVRMIAELVETKKGRFDHIVIETTGLANPAPIIQTFYAEEDIFNNVKLDGVVTLVDAKHATIHLDEIKPKGVVNEAIEQIAYADRIIVNKTDLVGESDIASLTKRIRIINTMANLKRTEYGKVDLDYVLGIGGFDLERIESAVDAEGSKEDHASHKHDHDHDHDHHDHDHHEEHHDDHHSHDHTHDPGVSSMSIVCEGTLDLEKANMWLGTLLTEQSEDIYRMKGLLAVDGMDERFVFQGVHDIFQGSPDRLWEKDEPRVNKVVFIGKNLDKEEIEKGFRACLL, via the exons ATGGCAGCGACAATATCAATGGAAATAGCCACCGCTACCTTTCGAACATTTGATATATTACATACTTCTACTGTTCGTCGTCAGCCTAATCTTAGATTTTTAAGTAGGAGGACCAAGGCTGTTTATTTACCCACCTCCCAAATTACATACAAACCCTCTGCTTTGTTGTTGAAATCAAACCAATACTCTTCTCCTAGATTCAGATTATTCTCTACTTCTGCTACTGCTACTGACCAAGATTCTTCTGATGTTCTCACCAAGATTCCTCCGGATAATCGTATCCCTGCTACTATTATCACTGGCTTTCTTGGTTCTGGAAAG ACCACTTTGCTGAACCACATTTTGACTGCTGATCATGGGAAACGCATTGCCGTTATTGAGAATGAG tATGGTGAAGTGGACATTGATGGTTCTTTGGTTGCTGCAAAGACTGCTGTGGCCGAGGACATTGTCATGCTCAATAATGGGTGTTTGTGTTGCACAGTCAGAGGCGATCTTGTCAGAATGATAGCAGAATTGGTTGAAACAAAAAAGGGGAGATTTGATCATATAGTTATAGAGACTACAG GACTTGCAAATCCGGCACCTATCATTCAAACATTTTATGCAGAGGAAGATATTTTCAACAATGTCAAACTGGATGGTGTTGTAACTCTAGTAGATGCAAAGCATGCCACTATTCACCTTGACGAGATTAAGCCAAAAGGAGTTGTTAATGAGGCAATAGAGCAAATAGCTTATGCTGATCGCATTATTGTTAACAAG ACTGATCTTGTTGGGGAGTCGGATATTGCCTCTTTGACTAAGCGAATAAGA ATCATAAATACAATGGCGAATTTAAAGCGGACAGAGTACGGAAAAGTTGATCTGGATTATGTTCTCGGGATTGGAGGGTTTGACTTGGAAAG AATTGAGAGTGCTGTAGATGCTGAAGGTTCAAAGGAAGATCATGCCAGTCACAAACATGACCATGACCACGATCACGATCATCACGACCATGACCATCATGAAG AACATCATGATGATCACCATTCACATGATCATACCCATGATCCTGGTGTCTCTTCAATGAGCATAGTCTGTGAAGGGACCTTAGATCTTGAGAAG GCCAACATGTGGTTGGGTACATTGTTGACGGAACAATCTGAAGACATATATCGAATGAAAGGACTTCTTGCTGTAGATGGGATGGATGAGAGATTTGTCTTTCAG GGTGTTCATGACATATTTCAAGGTTCACCTGATCGGCTTTGGGAAAAGGATGAACCAAGAGTAAACAAGGTTGTGTTCATAGGGAAGAACTTGGACAAGGAGGAAATCGAGAAGGGATTCAGAGCATGTTTACTTTAG
- the LOC141684375 gene encoding uncharacterized protein LOC141684375 isoform X1: MAATISMEIATATFRTFDILHTSTVRRQPNLRFLSRRTKAVYLPTSQITYKPSALLLKSNQYSSPRFRLFSTSATATDQDSSDVLTKIPPDNRIPATIITGFLGSGKTTLLNHILTADHGKRIAVIENEYGEVDIDGSLVAAKTAVAEDIVMLNNGCLCCTVRGDLVRMIAELVETKKGRFDHIVIETTGLANPAPIIQTFYAEEDIFNNVKLDGVVTLVDAKHATIHLDEIKPKGVVNEAIEQIAYADRIIVNKTDLVGESDIASLTKRIRIINTMANLKRTEYGKVDLDYVLGIGGFDLERIESAVDAEGSKEDHASHKHDHDHDHDHHDHDHHEGDCGHEHHDDHHSHDHTHDPGVSSMSIVCEGTLDLEKANMWLGTLLTEQSEDIYRMKGLLAVDGMDERFVFQGVHDIFQGSPDRLWEKDEPRVNKVVFIGKNLDKEEIEKGFRACLL, encoded by the exons ATGGCAGCGACAATATCAATGGAAATAGCCACCGCTACCTTTCGAACATTTGATATATTACATACTTCTACTGTTCGTCGTCAGCCTAATCTTAGATTTTTAAGTAGGAGGACCAAGGCTGTTTATTTACCCACCTCCCAAATTACATACAAACCCTCTGCTTTGTTGTTGAAATCAAACCAATACTCTTCTCCTAGATTCAGATTATTCTCTACTTCTGCTACTGCTACTGACCAAGATTCTTCTGATGTTCTCACCAAGATTCCTCCGGATAATCGTATCCCTGCTACTATTATCACTGGCTTTCTTGGTTCTGGAAAG ACCACTTTGCTGAACCACATTTTGACTGCTGATCATGGGAAACGCATTGCCGTTATTGAGAATGAG tATGGTGAAGTGGACATTGATGGTTCTTTGGTTGCTGCAAAGACTGCTGTGGCCGAGGACATTGTCATGCTCAATAATGGGTGTTTGTGTTGCACAGTCAGAGGCGATCTTGTCAGAATGATAGCAGAATTGGTTGAAACAAAAAAGGGGAGATTTGATCATATAGTTATAGAGACTACAG GACTTGCAAATCCGGCACCTATCATTCAAACATTTTATGCAGAGGAAGATATTTTCAACAATGTCAAACTGGATGGTGTTGTAACTCTAGTAGATGCAAAGCATGCCACTATTCACCTTGACGAGATTAAGCCAAAAGGAGTTGTTAATGAGGCAATAGAGCAAATAGCTTATGCTGATCGCATTATTGTTAACAAG ACTGATCTTGTTGGGGAGTCGGATATTGCCTCTTTGACTAAGCGAATAAGA ATCATAAATACAATGGCGAATTTAAAGCGGACAGAGTACGGAAAAGTTGATCTGGATTATGTTCTCGGGATTGGAGGGTTTGACTTGGAAAG AATTGAGAGTGCTGTAGATGCTGAAGGTTCAAAGGAAGATCATGCCAGTCACAAACATGACCATGACCACGATCACGATCATCACGACCATGACCATCATGAAGGTGACTGCGGACATG AACATCATGATGATCACCATTCACATGATCATACCCATGATCCTGGTGTCTCTTCAATGAGCATAGTCTGTGAAGGGACCTTAGATCTTGAGAAG GCCAACATGTGGTTGGGTACATTGTTGACGGAACAATCTGAAGACATATATCGAATGAAAGGACTTCTTGCTGTAGATGGGATGGATGAGAGATTTGTCTTTCAG GGTGTTCATGACATATTTCAAGGTTCACCTGATCGGCTTTGGGAAAAGGATGAACCAAGAGTAAACAAGGTTGTGTTCATAGGGAAGAACTTGGACAAGGAGGAAATCGAGAAGGGATTCAGAGCATGTTTACTTTAG